GATATTATTATGCCGCCACTTGGATTACTCATTGGAAATGTCGATTTTACAAATTTATTTATTAGTCTAAATGGAACGCATTATGATACATTAAAAGCTGCGCAATCAGCAGGGGCGCCGACAATTAACTATGGTATGTTTATTAATAACATTATCAGTTTTTTGATTATTGCTTTCTCTGTTTTTCTGATCATCAAATTGGTATCTAAGTATATGCCGCTAGAACCGAAGCAACCAGCGACTAAAGAATGTCCATATTGTTTATCAGCTGTACCAGAAAAAGCGACGAAATGTCTGCACTGTACTTCTGAGTTGATCGAACAAGAATCTAGAACTTCATCATTATAATATCACTACATTTAGGAGGATGAACATGTTAGAAAAGTCCAAGATAGATCGTATCAATGAATTATCCCACAAAAAGAAAGCTGGGACGATGACAGCGGATGAGAAAATCGAGCAAGATACACTGCGTGAAGAATACATCAAGTCATTCCGAAACCAAGTGCGAGATACAATTGAACACACCACATTTATTGATCCTAATGGTGACGATGTGACACCAGATAAGATCAAACGGAAGCGAGAAGAACGAAAAAAATTATAATAGTCTAGGTTAGGTGCATGTTGCTTAACCTATTCTTATACATGAAACGAACATTTTTGAACATATCTACACATTTTTGAACAAAATGATATTTTTTAGTTGTTTATTATGCGAGAAAGGATTATTATAAATAGTAGTGACTAAAACAAGAGAGGATGTTTCATTTGTTTGATAAAACAGACCAATTAGCAATTAATACTATTCGAACATTATCGATCGACGCAATTCAAAAAGCCAATTCTGGACACCCAGGATTACCAATGGGGGCTGCTCCAATGGCCTACGCCTTATGGTCCAAAGTACTGAAGGCAAATCCAGCGAATTCACACTGGTTTAACCGTGATCGTTTTGTACTTTCTGCGGGCCATGGCTCTATGTTACTCTATAGCTTGTTACACTTAAGTGGCTATAAATTAGGATTAGAGGATTTGAAACAGTTCCGTCAATGGGATAGCAAAACACCAGGGCATCCAGAAGTACATCATACGGACGGTGTTGATGCAACAACTGGTCCACTTGGACAAGGTATTGCAATGGCTGTTGGTATGGCGATGGCAGAAAGACATTTAGAAGCAATGTATAACAAAGATGGATTCCCAGTCGTAGATCATTATACATATGCGCTATGTGGTGATGGAGATTTGATGGAAGGTGTTGCTTCTGAAGCGGCTTCTCTTGCAGGACATCAACAATTAGGCCGCTTAGTTTTAATGTATGATTCAAATGATATTTCACTTGATGGTGATTTAGATAAGTCTTTCTCTGAAAGTGTGAAACAACGCTTCGAGTCTTATGGATGGGAACATCTTCTTGTAAAAGATGGCAATGATACAGCTGAAATTTTAGCTGCTATTGAAAAAGCAAAACAAAATACATCGCAACCAACTATGATTGAAGTAAAAACTGTCATTGGATTTGGTGCTCCAAATGCTGGAACAAGCAAAGTACATGGTGCTCCACTAGGTGCGGATGGTATAAAAGCAGCAAAAGCAGCATATGGTTGGGATTATGAAGAAGATTTCCACGTGCCAAGCGAAGTCTATGATCGTTTCAAAGAGACGATCGCAACTCGTGGCGCAAAAGAAGAAAAAGCTTGGAACGATATGTTCTCCACATATAAAGAAAAATATCCAGAATTGGCAGCTCAATTAGAACTTACCTTGAAGGAAGAGCTTCCAGCAGGATGGGATAAAGATTTACCTGTATATGAAGAAGGTTCATCCCTTGCTAGCCGGGCTTCAAGTGGTGAAGTAATCAATGCGTTAGCGGCTACATTACCGCAACTATTTGGTGGTTCAGCAGATCTAGCCGGATCAAATAACACAAATATCGCAACAGACGGTGAGTTTACAAAAGAAGCACCTGCAGAACGTAATATCTGGTTTGGAGTTCGTGAATTTGCGATGGGTGCTGCTTTAAACGGAATGGCGCTCCATGCTGGTCTTAAAGTTTACGGTGGAACATTCTTCGTATTCTCAGATTACCTTCGTGCAGCTATCCGTTTGTCAGCGATTCAAAATTTACCTGTAAACTATGTGTTAACACATGATAGTATTGCGGTTGGTGAAGATGGCCCAACACATGAGCCAGTAGAGCAAGTTGCTTCTCTTCGCGCTATGCCTGGTTTGACAGTTCTTCGCCCAGCAGATGGTAACGAAGTCGTTGCTGCATGGAAAATTGCTATTCGCTCAACAAATCGTCCGACAGCTCTTGTATTAACGAGACAAAACTTACCAACATTACCTAATTCTGTGAAATTAGCAGAAGAAGGCGTTGCAAAAGGAGCGTACGTATTATCGCCTGCTAAAAAAGATGTTCCAGATGTCCTTCTTTTAGCTACAGGTTCTGAAGTTCATTTGGCAGTGCAAGCACAAGAAGCACTTGCGAAAGATGGCATCGATGCTTCTGTTGTCAGCATGCCGGCATTTGATCTTTTCGAGCAACAGTCAGAGGCGTATAAAGAAAGCGTATTGCCAAATGCTGTTCGCAAACGTGTATCCATTGAAATGGGATCAACGCTTGGTTGGGGTCGTTATGTAGGTCTTGATGGCAAAACAATCGGTATTGATAAATTTGGAGCTTCAGCACCAGGTAATACTATTATTGAAAACTATGGCTTTACAGTTGAAAATGTTGTAAAAACTGTAAAATCTCTATAAAATTGTGGAAAACGCATCAAATAGTCTGGATTATACCAACTATTTGATGCGTTTTTTTATCATAATAGGATTGTGTAAACGTTGTGTTGATGGTATAATGAGGCAGTTGTGAATTTTTAATGATAGCGAACTTTTATTGCTATAGAATATCGAAAAACTATTGTTTTGACCTGATAAATCAAGTACAATAAAAGGGATATATTGTTTCGAGGAGGAGAAAGAGAATATGTTGTGGTATATACTTATCGGCATACTATGCTTACTTGCGGGTTTAGCTTTAGGATTCTTCATTGCAAGACGTTACATGATGACGTATCTGAAGAAAAACCCACCAATTAATGAGCAAATGTTACAAATGATGATGGCCCAAATGGGAATGAAACCATCGCAAAAGAAAATTAACCAAATGATGAATGCAATGGGTAAACAGCAAGAAAAAGAAGTAAAACCTAAGAAGAAAAAATAATAGCTTGCTCTTCTTGAGCGCTAAGATTTACTTGGTGGTTTTATCATTTTTTTAGCTAACACCATTTTATTTTGAACTTTAGGTACGCTCTCAAAGCTACGTTTATACGACGTAATTTGAGAGCGTATTTTTTGCCGTGGAAAAGTTATATTTGACGGAATATTTCGGGTTTTCGGATCTTTAGGTGAGCTAAAAAAAGGGGGGAATGGTAAAATGATTAGCATATAGTTGGATCAATTATTAAAGAATGGTGGTATGTGAAATGAATGAAAAAATAAAGGCTGAAGTGAAGCGTAATGAGGGAAAAATGATTGCTTTTCGTAGGGATTTACATACACATCCAGAATTGTCTTGGCAGGAAATTAGGACGACGAATCATGTTGTAACGGAGCTAGAAAGAATGGGGATACCGTATCGTCGAATGGAACCTACA
The sequence above is drawn from the Listeria weihenstephanensis genome and encodes:
- the mscL gene encoding large conductance mechanosensitive channel protein MscL, yielding MFKDFKAFISKGNALGMAVGIVIGAAFTSIVNSLVNDIIMPPLGLLIGNVDFTNLFISLNGTHYDTLKAAQSAGAPTINYGMFINNIISFLIIAFSVFLIIKLVSKYMPLEPKQPATKECPYCLSAVPEKATKCLHCTSELIEQESRTSSL
- a CDS encoding DUF896 domain-containing protein, which translates into the protein MLEKSKIDRINELSHKKKAGTMTADEKIEQDTLREEYIKSFRNQVRDTIEHTTFIDPNGDDVTPDKIKRKREERKKL
- the tkt gene encoding transketolase, with amino-acid sequence MFDKTDQLAINTIRTLSIDAIQKANSGHPGLPMGAAPMAYALWSKVLKANPANSHWFNRDRFVLSAGHGSMLLYSLLHLSGYKLGLEDLKQFRQWDSKTPGHPEVHHTDGVDATTGPLGQGIAMAVGMAMAERHLEAMYNKDGFPVVDHYTYALCGDGDLMEGVASEAASLAGHQQLGRLVLMYDSNDISLDGDLDKSFSESVKQRFESYGWEHLLVKDGNDTAEILAAIEKAKQNTSQPTMIEVKTVIGFGAPNAGTSKVHGAPLGADGIKAAKAAYGWDYEEDFHVPSEVYDRFKETIATRGAKEEKAWNDMFSTYKEKYPELAAQLELTLKEELPAGWDKDLPVYEEGSSLASRASSGEVINALAATLPQLFGGSADLAGSNNTNIATDGEFTKEAPAERNIWFGVREFAMGAALNGMALHAGLKVYGGTFFVFSDYLRAAIRLSAIQNLPVNYVLTHDSIAVGEDGPTHEPVEQVASLRAMPGLTVLRPADGNEVVAAWKIAIRSTNRPTALVLTRQNLPTLPNSVKLAEEGVAKGAYVLSPAKKDVPDVLLLATGSEVHLAVQAQEALAKDGIDASVVSMPAFDLFEQQSEAYKESVLPNAVRKRVSIEMGSTLGWGRYVGLDGKTIGIDKFGASAPGNTIIENYGFTVENVVKTVKSL
- a CDS encoding YneF family protein, yielding MWYILIGILCLLAGLALGFFIARRYMMTYLKKNPPINEQMLQMMMAQMGMKPSQKKINQMMNAMGKQQEKEVKPKKKK